A window of Zonotrichia leucophrys gambelii isolate GWCS_2022_RI chromosome 11, RI_Zleu_2.0, whole genome shotgun sequence contains these coding sequences:
- the CIAO2B gene encoding cytosolic iron-sulfur assembly component 2B has protein sequence MVGPGAAPLENANPLIYRRSGERPVTAREEDDELPDAIDDREIFDLIRSINDPEHPLTLEELNVVEQMRVKVDDAQSTVSVEFTPTIPHCSMATLIGLSIKVKLLRSLPERFKLDVHITPGTHASEHAVNKQLADKERVAAALENSHLLEVVNQCLSARS, from the exons ATGGTGGGCCCGGGCGCGGCTCCGCTGGAGAACGCGAACCCGCTTATCTACCGCCGCTCCGGGGAGCGCCCCGTGACCGCCCGCGAGGAAGACGATGAGCTGCCCGACGCCATCGACGACCGGGAGATCTTCG ATCTCATCCGCTCCATCAATGACCCCGAGCACCCGCTCACCCTGGAGGAGCTGAACGTCGTCGAACAAATGCGAGTGAAA GTGGACGATGCGCAGAGCACGGTGTCGGTGGAGTTCACGCCCACCATCCCTCACTGCAGCATGGCCACGCTCATCGGCCTCTCCATCAAGGTCAAGCTGCTCCGCTCGCTGCCCGAGAGGTTCAAG CTGGATGTTCACATAACTCCAGGAACACATGCCTCTGAGCACGCAG TTAACAAACAGCTCGCTGATAAGGAGAGGGTGGCAGCTGCTTTGGAAAACTCTCACCTGCTGGAAGTGGTGAATCAGTGTTTGTCTGCTCGGTCATGA
- the RRAD gene encoding GTP-binding protein RAD, translated as MTLNRGDKRRGSTPFAAQQHLHRRSMPVDERDLRPLPPEELSGLVRCTSYSPGGQHRQSWASDSSDSVISSGSDSDGSLYKVILLGEHGVGKTSLARIFGGVEDCADAEEAGNTYDRSIIVDGEEASLVVFDIWEQDDSQWLQNHCMKMGDAYIIVYSVTDKVSFEKASELRIQLRRARQTEDIPIILVGNKSDLVRSREVSVDEGRACAVVFDCKFIETSAALHHNVKDLFEGIVRQIRLRKDSKEDNARRMANAKRRESISKKAKRFLGRIVAKNNKKMAFKAKSKSCHDLSVL; from the exons ATGACCCTGAACCGCGGCGACAAGCGGCGCGGCAGCACGCCGTTCGCGGcgcagcagcacctgcaccgCCGCAGCATGCCCGTGGACGAGCGCGACCTGCGGCCGCTGCCGCCCGAGGAGCTGTCGGGCTTGGTGCGCTGCACCTCGTACAGCCCCGGCGGGCAGCACCGCCAGAGCTGGGCCTCCGACTCCTCCGACTCCGTCATCTCCTCGGGCAGCGACTCCGACGGCAGCCTCTACAAGGTGATCCTGCTGGGCGAGCACGGCGTGGGCAAGACCAGCCTGGCGCGCATCTTCGGCGGCGTGGAGGACTGCGCGGACGCCGAGGAGGCCG GAAATACATACGACAGGTCAATTATAGTTGATGGAGAAGAAGCGTCTCTCGTGGTGTTCGATATATGGGAGCAG GATGACAGCCAATGGCTCCAGAACCACTGCATGAAAATGGGAGATGCCTATATTATTGTCTACTCAGTGACAGACAAAGTTAGTTTTGAGAAGGCTTCTGAGCTAAGAATCCAGCTGAGAAGAGCAAGGCAGACAGAAGATATTCCTATTATCCTTGTGGGAAATAAAAGTGACCTGGTCAGGTCCCGGGAGGTCTCAGTTGACG aGGGCCGGGCCTGCGCCGTGGTGTTTGACTGCAAGTTCATCGAGACGTCGGCAGCTCTGCACCACAACGTGAAGGACCTGTTTGAGGGCATCGTGCGGCAGATCCGGCTGCGCAAGGACAGCAAGGAGGACAACGCGCGCAGGATGGCCAACGCCAAGAGGAGGGAGAGCATCAGCAAGAAGGCCAAGCGCTTCCTGGGCAGGATCGTGGCCAAGAACAACAAGAAGATGGCTTTCAAAGCAAAATCCAAGTCTTGCCACGACTTGTCCGTGCTATAG